The following coding sequences lie in one Halogeometricum rufum genomic window:
- the hisE gene encoding phosphoribosyl-ATP diphosphatase, whose translation MTDESDSDAVLDALFSTIEARKAELPDDSYTTTLFTHEKGENYVLEKIGEETTEAILAAKDDDTEELLAESADLVYHLLVLLSMKGASLDDLRAELRDRF comes from the coding sequence ATGACCGATGAATCCGACTCCGACGCGGTGCTCGACGCCCTGTTCTCGACCATCGAGGCGCGGAAGGCCGAGTTGCCGGACGACTCGTACACCACGACCTTGTTCACCCACGAGAAGGGCGAGAACTACGTCTTGGAGAAGATAGGCGAGGAGACGACGGAGGCCATCCTCGCGGCGAAGGACGACGACACCGAGGAGTTGCTGGCCGAGAGCGCCGACCTCGTGTATCACCTGCTCGTCCTCCTCTCGATGAAGGGCGCCTCGCTGGACGACCTGCGCGCCGAACTGCGGGACCGCTTCTGA
- the pdxT gene encoding pyridoxal 5'-phosphate synthase glutaminase subunit PdxT: protein MLRAGVVAVQGDVSEHAAAIRSAAEAHGEPVEVVEIRQSGHVPDCDVLLVPGGESTAISRLLKREGIDEEIRDHVAAGKPVLATCAGLIVASRDAKDDRVETLDLLDVTVDRNAFGRQVDSFEAPLDVEGMDDPFPAVFIRAPLIDEVGEGVDVLAEWEGTPVAVRQGPVVGTSFHPELTDDSRLHDLAFFDRIEAEAAD from the coding sequence ATGTTACGCGCAGGCGTCGTCGCCGTGCAGGGCGACGTGTCCGAACACGCCGCGGCCATCCGTAGCGCGGCCGAGGCCCACGGAGAACCGGTCGAAGTCGTCGAGATTCGTCAGTCCGGCCACGTCCCCGACTGCGACGTGCTTCTCGTCCCCGGCGGCGAGTCCACGGCCATCTCGCGCCTCCTGAAGCGCGAGGGCATCGACGAGGAGATACGCGACCACGTCGCCGCCGGCAAACCCGTGCTGGCGACGTGCGCCGGACTCATCGTCGCCTCCCGGGACGCGAAGGACGACCGGGTGGAGACGCTGGACCTGCTAGACGTGACCGTCGACCGGAACGCGTTCGGCCGACAGGTGGACAGTTTCGAGGCCCCCCTCGACGTCGAGGGGATGGACGACCCCTTCCCGGCGGTGTTCATCCGCGCCCCCCTCATCGACGAGGTGGGCGAGGGCGTCGACGTGTTGGCCGAGTGGGAGGGGACGCCCGTCGCCGTGCGGCAGGGTCCCGTCGTCGGCACCTCCTTCCACCCCGAACTGACCGACGACAGTCGCCTGCACGACCTGGCGTTCTTCGACCGAATCGAGGCCGAGGCCGCGGACTGA
- a CDS encoding preprotein translocase subunit Sec61beta: MSSGQNSGGLMSSAGLVRYFDAEDRNAIRLDPKSVVAFGLLFGVGVLVLNAVAF, from the coding sequence ATGAGCAGCGGACAGAACAGCGGTGGCTTGATGTCTAGTGCGGGTCTCGTTCGGTACTTCGACGCCGAGGACCGCAACGCCATCCGTCTCGACCCCAAGAGCGTCGTCGCGTTCGGCCTCCTCTTCGGCGTCGGCGTCCTCGTCCTGAACGCCGTCGCGTTCTGA